A part of Drosophila bipectinata strain 14024-0381.07 chromosome 3L, DbipHiC1v2, whole genome shotgun sequence genomic DNA contains:
- the LOC108120877 gene encoding phospholipid-transporting ATPase ABCA3 isoform X1, producing MDKGPSVLTKCYLVTWKNFGLFFNVRSIILACVFLLLPVAIMSLRFLDSEGDIVIDSRLELNSADLEDLSNDTNKIEGLGYTPKSDFLEAFLKAANLNVTKAFSNRRDLVANVKEEKIKYGIQFPDSWSDMSSLPDKFSFSIVSLDPYQALIRFGMPEKSTYAEKPAFLKIQNVLSLQYIYAKAEERKISANFTVPEFKVLPSLPTHNLGSIPGLGMLQYFMSIVLLTSRLATVILEEKVLQLKETLRMLSVSNFIQWLAWYIFGMSVFTLLAVVNTICWVLKLPAWSQPMVPYCNWSIILVMLIIFGHAAVCFAFLVSSIFNSRKRIYIWTLLGLVVSFLPRLLIDTDSGPVQIFISSMFLMTGIRLSLDDVESWGYFNDPMEWSSFFDVFWAGGGIGFGWKLVAILLGSVICIFLCLYIDQIHPGPYGVSKPWHFPCSICCKKHGLLKSFYRPYIHCLATFRRHSDEEHADPGDNITLLTEPLPGDKKVGVEIKNICRSFGTKNAVKNLSFSILEDEVTILMGHNGAGKTTLISMLTCFIQPTSGTALINGYDIRTQRSQARRCMGVCPQSNVLFSELSVASHIRLFARLRGMKGPAVKEEVKKYLEKLNLKDKSHVAAKKLSGGTQRRLNVACALCGGVKVLFCDEPSTGLDPASRRELWKLILEAKKGCSILLTTHQLDDGEALGDRFAIVSDGQLRCHGTLSFLKRQVDASSLLTCEAKKNCDVQKLTSLIASHVGAIQPDSFIGRDICYKLPLRLSSSFPSLFRDLEQKKDSLGIRGFGVSAMSLEEIFMTYGAEKPKILSLKSRPIRESGGREEDQVDIEEEDETDRNCADHWRAMMSKKMLFMWHEKILFLVILLIPTLYCVSVLLGKLVDITVQHSMDISNYGDASLQILVQEPKDNEDGVRRMEILKKLIGDYCDVKTISEPPEDYVEDKFVDNKGRHEVKFFLMAVDFENGITGWTGPKEILHAVPLTINVIYNVLAKDVLGPEASIVAANSPQQSSFFDKFDESTRIYMALIYIVIVLYVLSMSIIHERTSHMKQQQAVSGVSMITYWMSHFVVDLLVFMICMLPLAPCVISDIDWGRTLFVFFLIGASSLLLLYLLASVASAMVTNFVFAFAIVGNMAILIIAAIAIWKKKFMVLVFLLYLHPLHCGLTALSKCDKMNRICGKTNYEELHKESLCLNPMFSLESYQCLCNGFLTWFEEKFLIFLVVLYFILLMLFEYGTGLCYALKDICQGKADDIEDPEIARKAEKIANYSDSQLRSLALVVRGVSKSYMCQSVVNNVSFAVRPQACVGLLGPNGAGKTTTFKMIVGDTLLGSGNVFIKGYSVKTQKKLAISQMGYCPQFDSFFEFFTGRQALYFFLRLRGTQRTYLKGCAEKLAQDFGFRQHLDAKIKNYSGGTKRKINAAVASRGETLICMDEPSSGVDPASRRHIWNIYQGLASQNKSVLLTSHSMDEINALCSKIVILVDGKISAMGSNQNVKDKITQYLVIKMTVKATQEDMEKILSKIEEELPAAYPGASLEEKYEFSGRLVFRIPNKDIKLSEVYGLLEKNRNSWQLLDYFASQPTFDDVFEDILAEKKKKEDQKKHKEPKEKTKNRNRKESPSRKKDQDGPSTSRKSRKK from the exons ATGGATAAAGGTCCTAGCGTTCTCACCAAGTGCTACTTGGTgacttggaaaaattttggtCTTTTTTTCAACGTAAGATCCATAATATTGGCGTGTGTTTTTTTGCTGTTGCCAGTGGCGATAATGAGTTTAAGATTTCTCGATTCCGAGGGTGATATAGTAATTGACTCTAGATTGGAGCTTAATTCTGCCGACTTGGAGGACCTCAGTAATGATACTAACAA AATTGAAGGATTGGGTTACACCCCAAAAAGTGACTTCCTTGAAGCCTTTCTCAAGGCTGCTAATCTTAATGTAACAAAAGCATTTTCCAATCGTCGCGATCTTGTGGCAAATGTAAAGGAAGAAAAGATAAAGTACGGCATCCAATTTCCAGACAGCTGGTCGGATATGAGCAGTTTGCCCGATAAGTTTTCATTCTCGATAGTTTCATTAGATCCTTATCAGGCGCTGATCCGTTTTGGAATGCCGGAAAAGTCAACATACGCGGAAAAGCCAGCGTTTCTCAAGATTCAGAATGTTTTGAGCCTGCAGTATATATATGCAAAGGCTGAAGAACGCAAAATATCTGCAAACTTTACGGTACCAGAGTTTAAGGTGCTCCCTTCTCTCCCGACACATAATTTGGGGTCTATTCCTGGGCTTGGCATgcttcaatattttatgtCCATAGTGCTTCTAACTTCAAGATTGGCAACG GTCATTCTCGAGGAGAAGGTGTTGCAGCTCAAGGAGACACTAAGAATGCTGAGTGTGAGTAATTTCATTCAGTGGCTAGCCTGGTATATCTTCGGCATGAGTGTCTTCACCTTATTGGCTGTCGTAAACACGATCTGTTGGGTTCTGAAGCTGCCTGCTTGGTCGCAACCAATGGTTCCATATTGCAATTGGTCCATTATCCTGGTCATGCTGATTATTTTTGGGCATGCGGCCGTGTGTTTCGCCTTTTTGGTCAGCTCGATTTTTAATTCGCGTAAACGTATCTACATTTGGACGCTTCTTGGCCTAGTTGTATCATTTTTACCACGTTTGCTTATTGATACCGATTCCGGACCAGTGCAAATCTTTATAAGCAGCATGTTTTTGATGACCGGTATACGATTGTCCTTGGATGATGTTGAATCATGGGGATACTTTAATGACCCCATGGAGTGGAGCTCTTTTTTCGATGTGTTTTGGGCTGGCGGCGGCATTGGTTTTGGCTGGAAACTAGTTGCGATCTTACTGGGCAGTGTTATATGCATCTTCTTGTGTTTGTACATTGATCAAATCCATCCAGGACCTTACGGAGTGTCAAAACCATGGCACTTTCCCTGCTCTATATGCTGCAAGAAGCACGGCCTTCTGAAATCGTTCTATCGCCCATACATCCACTGTTTAGCCACATTTCGGCGACACAGCGACGAGGAGCATGCTGACCCTGGCGACAACATCACACTCTTAACCGAGCCACTGCCAGGGGACAAAAAGGTCGGTGTCGAGATCAAAAACATATGCCGATCCTTTGGCACCAAGAATGCTGTCAAGAATCTAAGTTTCAGTATTCTGGAGGACGAGGTCACCATTCTAATGGGCCACAATGGAGCCGGCAAAACCACGTTGATCAGCATGCTGACCTGCTTCATCCAGCCCACCTCCGGCACGGCCCTCATCAATGGCTACGACATCAGGACACAACGTTCCCAAGCCCGGCGCTGCATGGGCGTCTGCCCGCAGAGTAATGTCCTTTTCAGTGAGCTGAGTGTCGCTAGTCATATCCGGCTCTTTGCTCGGCTAAGGGGCATGAAGGGGCCAGCGGTCAAGGAGGAGGTCAAAAAGTACCTCGAAAAGCTCAACCTTAAGGATAAAAGCCATGTGGCGGCCAAAAAACTCTCAGGCGGTACTCAGAGGCGATTGAATGTGGCATGTGCTCTGTGTGGAGGAGTTAAG GTACTGTTCTGTGACGAGCCAAGCACTGGCCTGGACCCTGCTTCGCGCCGCGAACTCTGGAAGCTGATCCTGGAGGCGAAGAAGGGCTGCTCCATCCTGCTAACCACTCACCAGTTGGACGATGGGGAGGCCCTGGGCGATCGGTTTGCCATCGTCAGTGATGGGCAGCTGAGGTGCCACGGGACACTGTCTTTTCTGAAGCGTCAGGTGGACGCTAGTTCATTGCTGACCTGCGAAGCGAAAAAGAACTGTGATGTTCAAAAGTTAACCTCGCTGATCGCCAGTCATGTGGGAGCCATCCAGCCCGATAGCTTTATTGGTCGAGATATTTGCTACAAACTACCACTGCGCTTGTCCTCGTCCTTTCCATCGCTATTTCGGGATCTGGAGCAGAAAAAGGACAGTCTGGGGATTCGCGGATTTGGAGTGAGTGCCATGAGTCTCGAGGAGATCTTTATGACCTACGGCGCCGAGAAACCCAAAATTTTGTCTTTGAAATCCCGGCCAATTCGAGAATCTGGTGGTAGAGAAGAGGACCAGGTCGAtatcgaggaggaggatgaaACTGACAGAAATTGTGCGGATCACTGGAGGGCGATGATGTCGAAAAAGATGTTGTTCATGTGGCACGAAAAG ATCTTATTTTTAGTTATACTGCTGATTCCAACACTATATTGTGTTAGTGTACTGTTAGGGAAGTTAGTGGATATTACTGTACAACATAGTATGGATATCAGTAACTACGGCGACGCCTCGCTACAGATTCTTGTTCAAGAGCCAAAGGATAATGAAGATGGTGTACGGCGGATGGAAATTTTGAAGAAACTTATCGGAGACTATTGTGATGTCAAGACAATATCGGAGCCTCCTGAAGACTATGTCGAGGACAAATTTGTGGATAACAAGGGAAGGCATGAAGTAAAGTTTTTCCTAATGGCAGTGGATTTTGAAAATGGGATCACAGGATGGACTGGTCCCAAAGAAATCCTTCATGCTGTACCCCTTACCATTAATGTCATCTACAATGTCCTGGCGAAAGACGTCCTTGGGCCTGAAGCTAGCATAGTGGCTGCTAATTCTCCACAACAAAGTTCTTTTTTTGATAAGTTTGATGAAAGCACCCGAATATACATGGCGCTCATATACATTGTCATCGTCTTGTATGTATTGTCGATGTCCATCATCCATGAGCGGACATCGCACATGAAGCAGCAGCAAGCGGTGTCCGGTGTGAGCATGATCACCTATTGGATGTCCCACTTCGTGGTCGACCTTCTGGTCTTTATGATATGTATGCTGCCGCTTGCTCCATGTGTGATCAGCGATATCGATTGGGGTCGTACCCTTTTCGTGTTTTTCCTGATCGGAGCTTCCAGCTTGCTCCTTCTTTATCTCTTGGCCTCTGTTGCATCTGCTATGGTTACAAACTTTGTGTTCGCATTTG CTATAGTTGGGAATATGGCAATTTTGATTATTGCAGCGATAGCTATATGGAAGAAAAAATTCATGGTTCTAGTATTCCTATTATATTTACATCCTCTTCATTGTGGGTTGACGGCCCTGTCGAAATGTGACAAAATGAATAGGATTTGTGGGAAAACCAACTACGAAGAATTACACAAAGAGTCCTTATGCTTAAATCCCATGTTTTCTTTAGAGTCATATCAATGCCTTTGTAATG gatttCTAACCTGGTTTGAGGaaaaatttctaatttttcttGTCGTACTATATTTTATCTTGCTAATGCTGTTTGAGTACGGCACTGGTTTGTGCTACGCACTAAAGGATATTTGTCAAGGTAAGGCAGATGACATCGAAGATCCTGAAATAGCCAGGAAAGCGGAGAAGATTGCAAATTATAGTGATTCTCAGTTACGAAGTCTGGCCCTTGTCGTAAGAGGGGTATCCAAGAGCTACATGTGCCAAAGTGTGGTGAATAATGTTTCCTTTGCAGTAAGACC GCAGGCTTGTGTGGGCTTACTGGGGCCAAATGGTGCCGGAAAAACCACTACTTTCAAGATGATTGTTGGCGATACTCTACTGGGCAGTGGCAATGTATTCATTAAAGGATACAGTGTTAAAACGCAGAAGAAGTTGGCCATCAGCCAAATGGGCTACTGTCCGCAGTTTGATAGTTTCTTTGAATTCTTTACTGGGCGACAAGCTCTCTATTTTTTCCTTCGGTTGCGAGGAACCCAACGCACGTATCTTAAAGGATGCGCCGAAAAATTAGCCCAAGATTTTGGATTTCGCCAGCACTTGGACGCAAag ATCAAGAACTATAGCGGCGGCACTAAGCGGAAAATTAATGCTGCCGTAGCGTCCAGAGGAGAAACTTTGATCTGTATGGACGAGCCCAGTTCCGGAGTGGATCCGGCCTCGCGCCGGCATATCTGGAACATCTATCAAGGGTTGGCCAGCCAGAACAAATCGGTGCTACTCACCTCCCACAGCATGGACGAGATCAATGCTCTTTGCTCTAAAATCGTCATATTGGTGGATGGCAAGATATCCGCCATGGGATCGAATCAGAATGTCAAGGACAAGATTACCCAGTACCTAGTGATCAAGATGACCGTGAAGGCGACGCAAGAAGA CATGGAAAAAATTCTGAGCAAGATTGAAGAAGAACTTCCGGCCGCCTATCCTGGGGCCAGCTTGGA GGAAAAGTACGAGTTCAGTGGACGGCTGGTGTTTAGAATCCCCAATAAGGATATCAAATTGTCGGAGGTTTACGGATTGCTGGAAAAAAACCGCAACTCCTGGCAGCTTCTGGACTATTTCGCATCCCAGCCAACCTTCGATGATGTTTTCGAGGATATTCTCGcagagaaaaagaaaaaagaggaCCAGAAAAAGCACAAAGaaccaaaagaaaaaacaaaaaacagaaatagaaaagaaagtcCTTCAAGAAAAAAGGACCAAGATGGACCTTCAACTAGCAGGAAGAGTcgtaaaaaataa
- the LOC108120877 gene encoding phospholipid-transporting ATPase ABCA3 isoform X2 yields the protein MDKGPSVLTKCYLVTWKNFGLFFNVRSIILACVFLLLPVAIMSLRFLDSEGDIVIDSRLELNSADLEDLSNDTNKIEGLGYTPKSDFLEAFLKAANLNVTKAFSNRRDLVANVKEEKIKYGIQFPDSWSDMSSLPDKFSFSIVSLDPYQALIRFGMPEKSTYAEKPAFLKIQNVLSLQYIYAKAEERKISANFTVPEFKVLPSLPTHNLGSIPGLGMLQYFMSIVLLTSRLATVILEEKVLQLKETLRMLSVSNFIQWLAWYIFGMSVFTLLAVVNTICWVLKLPAWSQPMVPYCNWSIILVMLIIFGHAAVCFAFLVSSIFNSRKRIYIWTLLGLVVSFLPRLLIDTDSGPVQIFISSMFLMTGIRLSLDDVESWGYFNDPMEWSSFFDVFWAGGGIGFGWKLVAILLGSVICIFLCLYIDQIHPGPYGVSKPWHFPCSICCKKHGLLKSFYRPYIHCLATFRRHSDEEHADPGDNITLLTEPLPGDKKVGVEIKNICRSFGTKNAVKNLSFSILEDEVTILMGHNGAGKTTLISMLTCFIQPTSGTALINGYDIRTQRSQARRCMGVCPQSNVLFSELSVASHIRLFARLRGMKGPAVKEEVKKYLEKLNLKDKSHVAAKKLSGGTQRRLNVACALCGGVKVLFCDEPSTGLDPASRRELWKLILEAKKGCSILLTTHQLDDGEALGDRFAIVSDGQLRCHGTLSFLKRQVDASSLLTCEAKKNCDVQKLTSLIASHVGAIQPDSFIGRDICYKLPLRLSSSFPSLFRDLEQKKDSLGIRGFGVSAMSLEEIFMTYGAEKPKILSLKSRPIRESGGREEDQVDIEEEDETDRNCADHWRAMMSKKMLFMWHEKILFLVILLIPTLYCVSVLLGKLVDITVQHSMDISNYGDASLQILVQEPKDNEDGVRRMEILKKLIGDYCDVKTISEPPEDYVEDKFVDNKGRHEVKFFLMAVDFENGITGWTGPKEILHAVPLTINVIYNVLAKDVLGPEASIVAANSPQQSSFFDKFDESTRIYMALIYIVIVLYVLSMSIIHERTSHMKQQQAVSGVSMITYWMSHFVVDLLVFMICMLPLAPCVISDIDWGRTLFVFFLIGASSLLLLYLLASVASAMVTNFVFAFAIVGNMAILIIAAIAIWKKKFMVLVFLLYLHPLHCGLTALSKCDKMNRICGKTNYEELHKESLCLNPMFSLESYQCLCNGFLTWFEEKFLIFLVVLYFILLMLFEYGTGLCYALKDICQGKADDIEDPEIARKAEKIANYSDSQLRSLALVVRGVSKSYMCQSVVNNVSFAVRPQACVGLLGPNGAGKTTTFKMIVGDTLLGSGNVFIKGYSVKTQKKLAISQMGYCPQFDSFFEFFTGRQALYFFLRLRGTQRTYLKGCAEKLAQDFGFRQHLDAKNYSGGTKRKINAAVASRGETLICMDEPSSGVDPASRRHIWNIYQGLASQNKSVLLTSHSMDEINALCSKIVILVDGKISAMGSNQNVKDKITQYLVIKMTVKATQEDMEKILSKIEEELPAAYPGASLEEKYEFSGRLVFRIPNKDIKLSEVYGLLEKNRNSWQLLDYFASQPTFDDVFEDILAEKKKKEDQKKHKEPKEKTKNRNRKESPSRKKDQDGPSTSRKSRKK from the exons ATGGATAAAGGTCCTAGCGTTCTCACCAAGTGCTACTTGGTgacttggaaaaattttggtCTTTTTTTCAACGTAAGATCCATAATATTGGCGTGTGTTTTTTTGCTGTTGCCAGTGGCGATAATGAGTTTAAGATTTCTCGATTCCGAGGGTGATATAGTAATTGACTCTAGATTGGAGCTTAATTCTGCCGACTTGGAGGACCTCAGTAATGATACTAACAA AATTGAAGGATTGGGTTACACCCCAAAAAGTGACTTCCTTGAAGCCTTTCTCAAGGCTGCTAATCTTAATGTAACAAAAGCATTTTCCAATCGTCGCGATCTTGTGGCAAATGTAAAGGAAGAAAAGATAAAGTACGGCATCCAATTTCCAGACAGCTGGTCGGATATGAGCAGTTTGCCCGATAAGTTTTCATTCTCGATAGTTTCATTAGATCCTTATCAGGCGCTGATCCGTTTTGGAATGCCGGAAAAGTCAACATACGCGGAAAAGCCAGCGTTTCTCAAGATTCAGAATGTTTTGAGCCTGCAGTATATATATGCAAAGGCTGAAGAACGCAAAATATCTGCAAACTTTACGGTACCAGAGTTTAAGGTGCTCCCTTCTCTCCCGACACATAATTTGGGGTCTATTCCTGGGCTTGGCATgcttcaatattttatgtCCATAGTGCTTCTAACTTCAAGATTGGCAACG GTCATTCTCGAGGAGAAGGTGTTGCAGCTCAAGGAGACACTAAGAATGCTGAGTGTGAGTAATTTCATTCAGTGGCTAGCCTGGTATATCTTCGGCATGAGTGTCTTCACCTTATTGGCTGTCGTAAACACGATCTGTTGGGTTCTGAAGCTGCCTGCTTGGTCGCAACCAATGGTTCCATATTGCAATTGGTCCATTATCCTGGTCATGCTGATTATTTTTGGGCATGCGGCCGTGTGTTTCGCCTTTTTGGTCAGCTCGATTTTTAATTCGCGTAAACGTATCTACATTTGGACGCTTCTTGGCCTAGTTGTATCATTTTTACCACGTTTGCTTATTGATACCGATTCCGGACCAGTGCAAATCTTTATAAGCAGCATGTTTTTGATGACCGGTATACGATTGTCCTTGGATGATGTTGAATCATGGGGATACTTTAATGACCCCATGGAGTGGAGCTCTTTTTTCGATGTGTTTTGGGCTGGCGGCGGCATTGGTTTTGGCTGGAAACTAGTTGCGATCTTACTGGGCAGTGTTATATGCATCTTCTTGTGTTTGTACATTGATCAAATCCATCCAGGACCTTACGGAGTGTCAAAACCATGGCACTTTCCCTGCTCTATATGCTGCAAGAAGCACGGCCTTCTGAAATCGTTCTATCGCCCATACATCCACTGTTTAGCCACATTTCGGCGACACAGCGACGAGGAGCATGCTGACCCTGGCGACAACATCACACTCTTAACCGAGCCACTGCCAGGGGACAAAAAGGTCGGTGTCGAGATCAAAAACATATGCCGATCCTTTGGCACCAAGAATGCTGTCAAGAATCTAAGTTTCAGTATTCTGGAGGACGAGGTCACCATTCTAATGGGCCACAATGGAGCCGGCAAAACCACGTTGATCAGCATGCTGACCTGCTTCATCCAGCCCACCTCCGGCACGGCCCTCATCAATGGCTACGACATCAGGACACAACGTTCCCAAGCCCGGCGCTGCATGGGCGTCTGCCCGCAGAGTAATGTCCTTTTCAGTGAGCTGAGTGTCGCTAGTCATATCCGGCTCTTTGCTCGGCTAAGGGGCATGAAGGGGCCAGCGGTCAAGGAGGAGGTCAAAAAGTACCTCGAAAAGCTCAACCTTAAGGATAAAAGCCATGTGGCGGCCAAAAAACTCTCAGGCGGTACTCAGAGGCGATTGAATGTGGCATGTGCTCTGTGTGGAGGAGTTAAG GTACTGTTCTGTGACGAGCCAAGCACTGGCCTGGACCCTGCTTCGCGCCGCGAACTCTGGAAGCTGATCCTGGAGGCGAAGAAGGGCTGCTCCATCCTGCTAACCACTCACCAGTTGGACGATGGGGAGGCCCTGGGCGATCGGTTTGCCATCGTCAGTGATGGGCAGCTGAGGTGCCACGGGACACTGTCTTTTCTGAAGCGTCAGGTGGACGCTAGTTCATTGCTGACCTGCGAAGCGAAAAAGAACTGTGATGTTCAAAAGTTAACCTCGCTGATCGCCAGTCATGTGGGAGCCATCCAGCCCGATAGCTTTATTGGTCGAGATATTTGCTACAAACTACCACTGCGCTTGTCCTCGTCCTTTCCATCGCTATTTCGGGATCTGGAGCAGAAAAAGGACAGTCTGGGGATTCGCGGATTTGGAGTGAGTGCCATGAGTCTCGAGGAGATCTTTATGACCTACGGCGCCGAGAAACCCAAAATTTTGTCTTTGAAATCCCGGCCAATTCGAGAATCTGGTGGTAGAGAAGAGGACCAGGTCGAtatcgaggaggaggatgaaACTGACAGAAATTGTGCGGATCACTGGAGGGCGATGATGTCGAAAAAGATGTTGTTCATGTGGCACGAAAAG ATCTTATTTTTAGTTATACTGCTGATTCCAACACTATATTGTGTTAGTGTACTGTTAGGGAAGTTAGTGGATATTACTGTACAACATAGTATGGATATCAGTAACTACGGCGACGCCTCGCTACAGATTCTTGTTCAAGAGCCAAAGGATAATGAAGATGGTGTACGGCGGATGGAAATTTTGAAGAAACTTATCGGAGACTATTGTGATGTCAAGACAATATCGGAGCCTCCTGAAGACTATGTCGAGGACAAATTTGTGGATAACAAGGGAAGGCATGAAGTAAAGTTTTTCCTAATGGCAGTGGATTTTGAAAATGGGATCACAGGATGGACTGGTCCCAAAGAAATCCTTCATGCTGTACCCCTTACCATTAATGTCATCTACAATGTCCTGGCGAAAGACGTCCTTGGGCCTGAAGCTAGCATAGTGGCTGCTAATTCTCCACAACAAAGTTCTTTTTTTGATAAGTTTGATGAAAGCACCCGAATATACATGGCGCTCATATACATTGTCATCGTCTTGTATGTATTGTCGATGTCCATCATCCATGAGCGGACATCGCACATGAAGCAGCAGCAAGCGGTGTCCGGTGTGAGCATGATCACCTATTGGATGTCCCACTTCGTGGTCGACCTTCTGGTCTTTATGATATGTATGCTGCCGCTTGCTCCATGTGTGATCAGCGATATCGATTGGGGTCGTACCCTTTTCGTGTTTTTCCTGATCGGAGCTTCCAGCTTGCTCCTTCTTTATCTCTTGGCCTCTGTTGCATCTGCTATGGTTACAAACTTTGTGTTCGCATTTG CTATAGTTGGGAATATGGCAATTTTGATTATTGCAGCGATAGCTATATGGAAGAAAAAATTCATGGTTCTAGTATTCCTATTATATTTACATCCTCTTCATTGTGGGTTGACGGCCCTGTCGAAATGTGACAAAATGAATAGGATTTGTGGGAAAACCAACTACGAAGAATTACACAAAGAGTCCTTATGCTTAAATCCCATGTTTTCTTTAGAGTCATATCAATGCCTTTGTAATG gatttCTAACCTGGTTTGAGGaaaaatttctaatttttcttGTCGTACTATATTTTATCTTGCTAATGCTGTTTGAGTACGGCACTGGTTTGTGCTACGCACTAAAGGATATTTGTCAAGGTAAGGCAGATGACATCGAAGATCCTGAAATAGCCAGGAAAGCGGAGAAGATTGCAAATTATAGTGATTCTCAGTTACGAAGTCTGGCCCTTGTCGTAAGAGGGGTATCCAAGAGCTACATGTGCCAAAGTGTGGTGAATAATGTTTCCTTTGCAGTAAGACC GCAGGCTTGTGTGGGCTTACTGGGGCCAAATGGTGCCGGAAAAACCACTACTTTCAAGATGATTGTTGGCGATACTCTACTGGGCAGTGGCAATGTATTCATTAAAGGATACAGTGTTAAAACGCAGAAGAAGTTGGCCATCAGCCAAATGGGCTACTGTCCGCAGTTTGATAGTTTCTTTGAATTCTTTACTGGGCGACAAGCTCTCTATTTTTTCCTTCGGTTGCGAGGAACCCAACGCACGTATCTTAAAGGATGCGCCGAAAAATTAGCCCAAGATTTTGGATTTCGCCAGCACTTGGACGCAAag AACTATAGCGGCGGCACTAAGCGGAAAATTAATGCTGCCGTAGCGTCCAGAGGAGAAACTTTGATCTGTATGGACGAGCCCAGTTCCGGAGTGGATCCGGCCTCGCGCCGGCATATCTGGAACATCTATCAAGGGTTGGCCAGCCAGAACAAATCGGTGCTACTCACCTCCCACAGCATGGACGAGATCAATGCTCTTTGCTCTAAAATCGTCATATTGGTGGATGGCAAGATATCCGCCATGGGATCGAATCAGAATGTCAAGGACAAGATTACCCAGTACCTAGTGATCAAGATGACCGTGAAGGCGACGCAAGAAGA CATGGAAAAAATTCTGAGCAAGATTGAAGAAGAACTTCCGGCCGCCTATCCTGGGGCCAGCTTGGA GGAAAAGTACGAGTTCAGTGGACGGCTGGTGTTTAGAATCCCCAATAAGGATATCAAATTGTCGGAGGTTTACGGATTGCTGGAAAAAAACCGCAACTCCTGGCAGCTTCTGGACTATTTCGCATCCCAGCCAACCTTCGATGATGTTTTCGAGGATATTCTCGcagagaaaaagaaaaaagaggaCCAGAAAAAGCACAAAGaaccaaaagaaaaaacaaaaaacagaaatagaaaagaaagtcCTTCAAGAAAAAAGGACCAAGATGGACCTTCAACTAGCAGGAAGAGTcgtaaaaaataa